From the genome of Nicotiana sylvestris chromosome 2, ASM39365v2, whole genome shotgun sequence, one region includes:
- the LOC138885030 gene encoding uncharacterized protein, whose amino-acid sequence MVKEYPNNNMTESMIQQTFYRGINTTNQCKVNQLTEGNFMNMPYAEASEILDEMEDTSSVWQSRANVPQGDPNVIHLYKELYNHGQAIAELTNTMNQLAKAHLQQVQGPKQVHAVEGLNMMVNKRRQQGQLMESRPDQFMQDDSGYDQGNAFNEQDEEVQYVNKYQDESEEEMQEEMNPSREHVIDMPELSLSINVLLVEALEKISGYAKFMKDLVTKKRSMNCETIKMTHQGKYQLDALLGVLNFGNWATKPLGIIDDVFVRVDKFILPTDFVVLDCEVDYEVPIILGRPFLATGKALVDVEADELTFWVGDEKVVFHVCKTISQPNINEVYLFVDLVTDVIVDDASATMNVEDKLEAVLLNLDDDEKSDGYAECVNALQGRVHIIGATKEEKSNQMDFGRYPGHKPRLLHEQDCFGGG is encoded by the exons ATGGTTAAAGAGTACCCGAACAACAATATGACTGAGTCCATGATCCAACAGACCTTCTACAGGGGGATCAACACAACTAATCAATGTAAGGTTAACCAACTCACTGAGGGGAACTTCATGAACATGCCTTATGCCGAAGCTAGTgaaattcttgatgagatggagGATACCTCTTCGgtatggcaaagtagagccaatgttccGCAAGGTGACCCTAATGTTATTCACCTATACAAAGAGCTATATAATCATGGTCAAGCTATTGCCGAGTTGACAAAtaccatgaaccaattggccaaagctcaccttcaacaagttcaagggccaAAACAAGTACATGCAGTGGAAGGTTTGAATATGATGGTAAACAAAAGACGGCAACAAGGTCAACTAATGGAAAGCCGTCCGGACCAATTTATGCAAGATGATAGTGGTTATGATCAAGGTAATGCATTCAATGAGCAAGACGAAGAAGTTCAATATGTCAACAAGTATCAAG ATGAAAGTGAGGAGGAGATGCAAGAAGAGATGAACCCGTCTAgagaacacgtgattgacatgccggAACTG agtttgtcaATTAATGTGCTGTTGGTTGAGGCATTGGAAAAAATATCGggatatgcaaaattcatgaaggatTTGGTAACTAAGAAAAGATCAatgaattgtgagaccatcaagatgactcatcaa ggcaagtatcaacttgatgccctactcggtgttctaaactttgggaattgggcaaccaaacctttgggtattattgatgatgtattTGTTCGAGTTGACAAGTTCATCCTCCCAACGGACTTTGTGGTCCTCGATTGTGAAGTGGATTATGAGGTCCCTATAattttgggtagacctttccttgctacggggaaggctcttGTTGATGTGGAAGCCGATGAGCTCACTTTCTGGGTGGGTGacgaaaaggtggtgttccacgtaTGCAAAACAATTAGCCAACCGAATATTAATGAAGTTTATTTGTTTGTGGATTTGGTGACAGACGTGATTGTTGATGATGCTAGTGCCACAATGAATGTTGAAGACAAATTGGAAGCCGTTTTGCTCAACCTTGATGATGATGAGAAGAGTGATGGCTATGCGGAGTGTGTAAATGCATTGCAAG gtagagtcCATATTATAGGTGCTACAAAGGAGGAAAAGAGCAATCAGATGGACTTTGGCAGATATCCGGggcataagccccgccttttgcatgaaCAAGATTGTTTTGGAGGAGGGTGA
- the LOC138885031 gene encoding uncharacterized mitochondrial protein AtMg00860-like, with protein sequence MTVITNGKNELIPRRTVTRWRVCMDYRNLNKVTGKDHFSLPFLDQILDRLVRRAFYCFLDGYSGYNKILIGPEDQENTTFTCPYGTFAFSWMSFELYCLNNLGKVLARCEETNLVLNWETCHSMVEESIILGHKISKHGIEVDKAKIEVISKLPPPISVKGVRSFLGYAGFYRRFIKDFFKVVNPLCKLLEKDAKFHFNEDCMKAFEFHKFKLTTTPIITTPDWSLPFELMCDC encoded by the exons ATGACTGTGATAACAAATGGAAAGAATGAATTGATCCCAAGAAGAACTGTCACCAGGTGGAGAGTGTGCATGGACTATAGGAATCTCAACAAAGTTACTGGGAAAGATCATTTCTCGCTTCCATTTCTTGACCAAATACTTGATAGGTTGGTCAgacgtgctttttattgctttcttgatggataCTCCGGCTATAACAAAATCCTTATTGGTCCTGAGGACCAAGAGAATACCACTTTCACTTGTCCCTATGGTACTTTCGCATTCTCGTGGATGTCTTTTgagttgt ATTGTTTGAACAATTTGGGTAAGGTATTAGCTAGATGTGAGGAGACAAATTTGGTGTTGAATTGGGAGACGTGTCACTCCATGGTCGAGGAAAGCATTATCCTcggccacaaaatttcaaagcatggtattgaggtcgaCAAAGCCAAGATTGAGGTGATCTCCAAACTCCCTCCCCCTATATCTGTGAAAGGAGTGAGAAGCTTCTTGGGTTATGCAGGTTTCTATCGCCGATTCATCAAGGACTTTTTCAAGGTGGTGAACCCATTATGCAAACTTTTggagaaggatgccaagttccaTTTTAATGAAGATTGTATGAAGGCATTTGAGTTTCAtaagttcaagttgactactactcctattatcaCCACACCAGATTGGAGTTTGCCTTTTGAGCTTATGTGTGATTGCTAG
- the LOC104215278 gene encoding uncharacterized protein: MRSPPSKSQIKNSTSGSGSSTAGSNVKGPLNLFFSQKSNEKRKGEAIDLDSCRKSLRERALDAFARWMYDAGLPFNCVNYTDSFGEFIVAVGQYGPGMKPPTYHEVRVPCLKKEVEKTDKIIEEQKAQWKIYGCSIMMDKWTAKNGKMVINVLVNSPRGSVFLESYDASDSSTNSNKMFNLSEKTILKVGPENVVQVVTDNTSENKKVGNMLKGVFPNICWTPCAAHCINLMFGEIFKLAPYSRGEQVSKAIVVEHDEEIHKTKKLVKPAKTRFVTSILTLHSFYLQKQNTLFLSTEWSESIYTKEALGKEVARFIIGPYFWNDTVQALKVGNPLVIVLRLVDGEKKSPTEYIYEAMDRDKEDIEKAFDHDRRKYERVFEIIDKRWDDQLHQPLHAAGHILNRELFYTNNENKTLDLKVWKGYHACVAKLLPDEAMQDKIGQ; this comes from the exons ATGAGGTCACCTCCCTCTAAATCTCAAATAAAGAATTCAACAAGTGGAAGTGGATCATCCACTGCCGGTAGTAATGTGAAAGGTCCTCTTAATCTTTTTTTCTcacaaaaatcaaatgaaaagagaaagggtgAAGCTATTGACTTAGATTCTTGTAGGAAGAGTTTAAGGGAGCGTGCTCTAGATGCTTTTGCAAGGTGGATGTATGATGCGGGGCTACCTTTTAATTGTGTGAATTACACCGATAGTTTTGGTGAATTCATTGTGGCCGTAGGCCAATATGGCCCAGGAATGAAGCCCCCTACCTATCATGAAGTAAGAGTTCCTTGTCTAAAAAAGGAGGTGGAGAAGACAGACAAGATTATCGAGGAGCAAAAGGCACAATGGAAAATTTATGGTTGTTCCATTATGATGGACAAATGGACtgcaaaaaatggaaaaatggtcATTAATGTTTTGGTGAATTCTCCGAGAGGTAGTGTGTTTCTTGAATCTTATGATGCTAGTGACTCCTCAACCAATTCCAATAAAATGTTCAACTTGTCTGAGAAGACAATATTGAAAGTTGGACCGGAAAATGTGGTTCAAGTTGTTACTGATAACACAAGTGAGAATAAAAAAGTGGGTAACATGTTGAAAGGAGTTTTCCCAAATATTTGTTGGACTCCTTGTGCTGCACATTGTATCAACTTGATGTTTGGTGAAATTTTCAAGTTAGCCCCATATTCTAGAGGTGAACAAGTG TCAAAGGCCATTGTTGTTGAACATGATGAGGAGATACATAAAACAAAAAAATTGGTGAAACCGGCTAAGACAAGATTTGTAACAAGTATCTTAACCTTGCATAGCTTTTACCTGCAAAAGCAAAATACCTTGTTCTTGTCAACCGAATGGAGTGAGAGTATCTATACAAAGGAAGCTCTTGGGAAAGAAGTTGCGAGATTTATTATTGGTCCATATTTTTGGAATGACACTGTTCAAGCACTTAAAGTTGGTAATCCTTTGGTTATTGTACTTCGTTTGGTGGATGGAGAAAAAAAATCACCAACGGAATACATTTATGAAGCCATGGATAGggataaagaagatattgagaagGCATTTGATCATGATAGGAGAAAATATGAGAGAGTGTTTGAAATCATTGATAAAAGGTGGGATGATCAGCTTCATCAACCTTTACATGCAGCAGGGCATATTTTGAACCGCGAATTGTTTTACACAAACAATGAGAACAAGACTTTAGATTTAAAAGTTTGGAAGGGGTATCATGCATGTGTTGCGAAGTTGTTGCCAGATGAAGCGATGCAAGACAAAATAGGACAATAG
- the LOC138885032 gene encoding secreted RxLR effector protein 161-like, whose product MIGSLLYLTASKPDILFSVGLCARFQENPKESHLTVVKRILRYLKGTTDLCLWYPKGSNFNLVGYADAEYAGFLVERKITSGMAHFLGSCPVSWATKKQNSVALSTTEAEYVATASCCAQLPWIKQQLIDFSIEVGAFLSSVITLVL is encoded by the coding sequence atgattggttcacttttgtatcttactgcaagCAAACCTGACATacttttcagtgtagggctttgtgctcgttttcaggaaaatccaaaggaatctcacttgactgttgtcaagaggatactaagatatttgaaaggcactactgatctgtgtctttggtaccctaaaggtagtaatttcaatctagtagggtaCGCTGATGCTGaatatgcaggtttccttgtggagAGGAAgatcacctcaggtatggctcattttcttggttcatgtcctgtgtcatgggctactaaaaagcagaattcagtggccttatctactactgaggctgaatatgttgctactgcctcttgttgtgctcaattgccaTGGATCAAACAGCAGCTGATAGATTTTAGCATTGAAGTTG